From Cyprinus carpio isolate SPL01 chromosome A18, ASM1834038v1, whole genome shotgun sequence:
TTACATGCAGTTTGCTATACAGGAATTTATGAGAGATGTTagaatcttgatttttttttataggagaGTGGTAAATTATTATCAGAAACATAAGTTTGCTTGTCTGTATTTAAGAGCAGGAAGAGCCTTCGCAGTGGGAGGTTGAGGAAACGGTTCGCTTTAAAGATCTCTATGACCAGGATAAAGATGGTAAACTCAACAGGGATGAACAGCTCCGCTGGGTCGCTCCCAACAGCTATGGCTCAGCACGAGAAGAAGTCAGTCAAAGTGCCGTTCATCCtccaatgtattttttacatCCTTAACAAGTTgttctaaatatttgttttttcttgaatgtTGAACAGGCTATTCATCTAATCAAGGAAATGGACCAAGATGGTGATGGAAGGCTCTCGGAGACGGAGATTTTAAAAAACCAAGACACTTTCATGAACAGTGAAGTGACCGATTACGGCAGACAGCTTCATGTGCCACATGATGAATTGTAATAGCTGGAAACTTATAAATAGCTCTTTTGTTGGCACAAAGAAAGACTACTTGagtttttacaaatgtatttttattagatGACATGTAATTGGTACACTAATATTACACAGCCCTGCATCTTGATTTGCAAAAAATATTAGCATAGAAATAATGTAATGATGctgagtttaaaaaaatcaatgaaaatcaaTTCGACACAAAACTTTCCAtatgtacaggttttttttttttcccccacaaaaatAACTATAGGTATATTAGATCTAGTCTCTATCTATTAATCTCATATCTATCTcttctatatagatatatatcttcCAGTTGTTTTTTGTCTGCCCCCTATTTCAACATCCGCCGCCCGTTCTCTTCGTTTTGCCCCACCCACCGTACAGTCGTACATCCAACATCTCATGTTAAACAACCATTCTGGCAAGGAAGGGTCGTGAAttattatgtgtatgtattttttaattataataaaatcattCTGAGTATGAactaaaaaattatcaaatacaAATTTGCNNNNNNNNNNNNNNNNNNNNNNNNNNNNNNNNNNNNNNNNNNNNNNNNNNNNNNNNNNNNNNNNNNNNNNNNNNNNNNNNNNNNNNNNNNNNNNNNNNNNNNNNNNNNNNNNNNNNNNNNNNNNNNNNNNNNNNNNNNNNNNNNNNNNNNNNNNNNNNNNNNNNNNNNNNNNNNNNNNNNNNNNNNNNNNNNNNNNNNNNNNNNNNNNNNNNNNNNNNNNNNNNNNNNNNNNNNNNNNNNNNNNNNNNNNNNNNNNNNNNNNNNNNNNNNNNNNNNNNNNNNNNNNNNNNNNNNNNNNNNNNNNNNNNNNNNNNNNNNNNNNNNNNNNNNNNNNNNNNNNNNNNNNNNNNNNNNNNNNNNNNNNNNNNNNNNNNNNNNNNNNNNNNNNNNNNNNNNNNNNNNNNNNNNNNNNNNNNNNNNNNNNNNNNNNNNNNNNNNNNNNNNNNNNNNNNNNNNNNNNNNNNNNNNNNNNNNNNNNNNNNNNNNNNNNNNNNNNNNNNNNNNNNNNNNNNNNNNNNNNNNNNNNNNNNNNNNNNNNNNNNNNNNNNNNNNNNNNNNNNNNNNNNNNNNNNNNNNNNNNNNNNNNNNNNNNNNNNNNNNNNNNNNNNNNNNNNNNNNNNNNNNNNNNNNNNNNNNNNNNNNNNNNNNNNNNNNNNNNNNNNNNNNNNNNNNNNNNNNNNNNNNNNNNNNNNNNNNNNNNNNNNNNNNNNNNNNNNNNNNNNNNNNNNNNNNNNNNNNNNNNNNNNNNNNNNNNNNNNNNNNNNNNNNNNNNNNNNNNNNNNNNNNNNNNNNNNNNNNNNNNNNNNNNNNNNNNNNNNNNNNNNNNNNNNNNNNNNNNNNNNNNNNNNNNNNNNNNNNNNNNNNNNNNNNNNNNNNNNNNNNNNNNNNNNNNNNNNNNNNNNNNNNNNNNNNNNNNNNNNNNNNNNNNNNNNNNNNNNNNNNNNNNNNNNNNNNNNNNNNNNNNNNNNNNNNNNNNNNNNNNNNNNNNNNNNNNNNNNNNATACCTAATGCGTGTGTGGAGGGGCGTGCTGTACAGCCCTGTTACTGGCCCCGGGCCATTCTGTATGATTAAGTCTTCTACACTTAAGGGATAAAGCCTTGCTCTCCTTCTCTCCCACTGGAAGCCATTAGCAGCCCCCCATTTgcagctcagtgtgtgtgtgtgtgtgtgtgtgtgtgtgcgccctGTGCGTGTTTGAGTCCATGCATTTGAATGGGTTCATACCCCTGTGTCTTTGTGCTCCTGCCTTGTTTGTGTACGAGTGTGTGCGTGCTGCTTCCTGAGCAAAGCGTGTGTAATTTTGTCAGTACAAAACAGCTCCACGGCACCCTGGGATTAGTGTCCAGCGGCGAGCTGTTTGGGCCCAGAGAGCACTGCGGTCCGGCCCCCTCATTAGAATGGGCTCATGCAGGGCCAATGGCTGCCACCGCAACATCACAGATCACGATCAGGGGCCTATTGCGTGTCCCTAAGAATTGGGAGACCGGGCCCCAGACTGTCGCGCAGACACATGCTTGCTCTGGATTAATCATGTCGGGGTCCACAGCTCTGAGGGTGGGCCGTTTGATCTCCTCCTGTCCAACATGTGGCACAAACATCATCACAAAAAACATGTGTGACACACACAGAGTAGTGGTGAATTCTGGGGTTATGGCAtgtataattaaagaaattacaaaaagaaagcCTTGTTGGTGGCGATTTGGTAAAATGACTATAGGGTCATTGACTGGATAAGCTGAAATACACATACCTAGTTAACAGCTTACagttagtaataataacaatgaaaggTTTGTCTGCTAGGATTATTTGAAAATACTATTATTAACTGAATATTGGGTATATTTTCTGTGATTTTAGTTAGTTTAATAGACCAATATATCGGCCAATAATTCCAAACCACACTTGCTTGGCTAAATACTGTATTGTTGTGTAAAATCAGTCATGTCAATTTCagtttttagtgaatttttagaaaatattgtaACAAGTTCAATAAAATGGTGATTacaacaatggatggatggatgatagaatgAATGATAGAATAATAGATCGACATATTAGTTGGTTAGCTTAGACTGCACAATAGACAGTCATGATTATGAAATTTGGCTGACGATTTATTGCCCAAAAATAGTCATGTTATTGCAATTAATTGTCTGTTTTAGGGCTTTGGCGATTATGACGATTTATGACGATTTATGCCGAATATTGCgaataattgtctgttttttatggctttcattatataattgtgattaatttaaggCTTCGGGAAATAATTATGATGctatcttttaatcttttttgagttattattttgcagtgtaagattTCATAGAGTATTCCAAATGCTTAGAATCGGCCAATACAGATCCAACACCAGCCCTATTTTTTTTGTTCTACACCACTACAGAATATCATTACTGTGTTTGTGGAACTAATGgtcactcttttttttaaacacattgttaaaCATAATCCATTAAATACTCATTTCCTCTTTacagagaaaaacaacatttgaataaaaatatataagctatgaaattaaactagctgactgtataatttagcagcaaaaactatatcttgaaaaaaatctttagtgcacattatacaatttaaacatgtttattctgaTAACTATTTACATTCTTACAAAATAAATTCATgaaaataagcttttaataatCTTTCTGTGTGCAAAACTTTGATAATGTGAAATGCTTCAAACAGAGCAGCACAAAGCTCTTATGCACATCCAGGGTGCAGAATGGTGCACTTAAAGCAACATGGAGTCGCAGCACTTATGCACATCCAGGGTGCAGAACGATGTGCTTGAAGCAACATAAGACACAGCGATTCTTCAGATGATATAGGctatacacacagacagacagacagatagaacaaaTTTTGTCGTAGTTAATTAGATGTGAtgaatattttttccaaaatcagCACACAAAAAAAGTCTGCAGTCTCCATCTGGGCCTACTGATGAACCCAACCCAAGTCAATAGGCACCCTTTCGACCACTGAACCCGGTGTTAAAAAGCATAAGGCGAGGCAATCAACATTTAATAAAGGAAATCAGAGGCATCCCATAAGTCCTGCAGTAGGGCTGATTTAATGGCTGCTATGTGTGGCTTCACGTTACCCCTGTTCTCCGGGACGgagaaaacacattataaaatgaaGAGATCCAGCATGCTGTCCATCACTGCCATGTTTCTGGGTTAATGACGCCTTAACGGTCATCCTATACTGACAAACAGTCTCGCCATGAAGGAGAGAGGGAAAGCGG
This genomic window contains:
- the LOC122148515 gene encoding reticulocalbin-2-like, coding for MFLTGGRIVKKIDTNSDKYLSLAEQEEPSQWEVEETVRFKDLYDQDKDGKLNRDEQLRWVAPNSYGSAREEAIHLIKEMDQDGDGRLSETEILKNQDTFMNSEVTDYGRQLHVPHDEL